The Ahaetulla prasina isolate Xishuangbanna chromosome 3, ASM2864084v1, whole genome shotgun sequence genome window below encodes:
- the LOC131195527 gene encoding desmoglein-1-like isoform X2, with product MERWKSHRRQKREWIKFAAACREGEDNSKRNPIARIRSDCEKTQPIIYKISGVGIDQHPVGVFVINQKTGEINITKIVDREETPMFVIHCHAINVMTGKSVETPLDLRVRVLDINDNPPIFTQHMFSGSIIESSMENTFVMKITATDADEPNNLNSKIAYKIESQTPSGPLLFILNTENGELHIAKALDREEQSQYTLVVKASDRNGGPDGISSECLCQVKVQDVNDNFPTLSQSSFSVSILENSLSQELLRIQVFDADQEFTDNWFAEFFFISGNENHNFEITIDRTTNEGILSVVKEIDYEQFSTININIGVRNVAPFHSSVASLYQPTGIPIVVQITNVIEGPAFSPSTMTITASESLTSESILTYTVATFQAIDQDTGKIATNIRYEIGRDPAAWFQINPQTAVITFKKTIDRESIYVVNGVYTAEVLAITRGSPYTTATGTIMLTIQDVNDNCPILTEEIRRVCMDNPNVVITANDPDDSPYGPPFTFSIIAQPQDSWWDIKTVNGTSAALFTNNIEFIIYEVQVRVTDNSGKSCQRPLVIPLQACHCDQNGMCVKMATKRVKVIIIGGGGAGGGAGGGGAGGGGAGGGGAGGGGAGGGGMGGGGAGGGGAGGGGMDGWGTGGGATGGGGTGSGGAGGGGAGGWGTGGGGTDGGGGGGGTGGTGGEYVHDGTSGHVIDVGGARQNSGDTSLSAAAIGLMILGGLIFVLVPILMSQSDCFGYLGSRSAGGVGAGFEPVPECTEGAIHSWGIEGAQPEDRDVSNICAPVTGASKGEFADSSDIYTTKYGDGGMVSSGIEETTGLGATKGYGTGLGYGTTTGYGLTGRKDTFGGIKEYRESSVNMAFLDSYFSEKAFAYADEDEGRPANDCLLIYDHEGIGSPVGSIGCCSFIGDDLDESYLDTLGPKFKTLAEICLGREIEHFPGLNMPLPNPDIEVNLPPPGTTIVVNTSSSMPQPTAVGGTTVVTENTYTTTSNVQPQRPMPDPMLHGNVVVTETYTSGSTMKPPTLNVDPLSESNVVVRERVLAPAPVTDLHGMIDIPDLPGGSNVVVTERVIAPNSRLPASLSIPNLTEGSNVIVTERVIRPAASVHGNMTLPSDISSARNVVVTERVLSGTGASGGPGNLSSGPNSLLTSDNLLSQTIGTASPGSTRRRVTKYSTIQYSN from the exons ATGGAGAGATGGAAATCCCATCGGAGGCAGAAACGAGAATGGATTAAATTTGCTGCTGCCTGTAGGGAAGGAGAAGATAATTCAAAAAGGAACCCAATTGCAAGA ATCCGATCAGATTGTGAAAAAACGCAgccaattatatataaaataagtgGAGTAGGAATTGATCAACATCCTGTGGGAGTATTTGTCATCAACCAGAAGACTGGTGAAATTAATATAACAAAAATAGTAGATCGAGAAGAAACTCCAATGTTTGTG ATTCACTGTCACGCTATAAATGTTATGACTGGAAAATCAGTAGAAACACCTCTTGATCTTCGTGTTCGGGTTCTGGATATAAATGACAATCCACCAATATTTACACAACACATGTTCTCAGGGTCAATAATAGAAAGCAGTATGGAGA aTACATTTGTAATGAAAATAACTGCTACAGATGCTGATGAGCCAAATAATTTAAATTCCAAAATTGCCTACAAGATTGAAAGCCAGACTCCTTCAGGCCCATTATTGTTTATCTTGAACACAGAGAATGGAGAACTTCACATTGCAAAAGCTCTTGATAGAGAG GAACAAAGTCAATATACTCTGGTTGTCAAAGCCTCAGACAGAAATGGAGGGCCAGATGGAATATCATCAGAATGTCTGTGTCAGGTTAAAGTTCAGGATGTGAATGATAATTTTCCTACTCTTTCACAAAGCTCG TTTTCAGTATCAATTCTAGAAAATTCACTGAGTCAGGAGCTGCTAAGGATACAGGTATTTGATGCAGATCAAGAATTTACAGATAACTGGTTTGCGGAATTTTTCTTTATATCTGGAAATGAAAACCACAATTTTGAGATCACAATAGACAGAACAACTAATGAAGGTATCCTGAGTGTTGTAAAG GAAATTGATTATGAACAATTTTCAACCATAAACATTAATATTGGTGTGCGAAATGTTGCCCCTTTCCACTCTTCTGTGGCTTCTCTTTATCAACCTACTGGAATCCCAATTGTGGTGCAGATAACTAATGTAATTGAAGGACCAGCATTTAGTCCATCTACAATGACCATCACTGCATCTGAGAGCTTAACAAGCGAAAGTATACTCACTTACACTGTTGCGACATTCCAAGCCATTGATCAAGATACTGGAAAAATTGCCACAAATATTCG GTATGAGATAGGCCGTGATCCTGCTGCCTGGTTTCAAATCAATCCTCAAACTGCTGTCATCACTTTTAAGAAAACTATTGATCGAGAATCAATTTATGTAGTCAATGGGGTATACACAGCAGAGGTACTTGCTATTACCAGAG GCAGCCCTTACACAACAGCCACTGGCACTATTATGCTTACTATTCAAGATGTCAATGATAACTGTCCTATTCTGACTGAGGAGATCAGAAGAGTATGTATGGACAATCCAAATGTGGTGATCACAGCTAACGATCCAGATGATTCTCCATATGGGCCACCCTTTACGTTTAGCATTATCGCTCAGCCTCAAGACAGCTGGTGGGATATCAAAACAGTAAATG GTACTTCTGCAGCTCTGTTCACTAACAACATAGAATTCATAATTTATGAGGTCCAAGTCAGAGTGACCGACAACAGTGGCAAAAGCTGTCAAAGGCCACTTGTAATTCCTCTGCAAGCCTGTCATTGTGATCAAAATGGAATGTGTGTCAAAATGGCTACCAAAAGAGTCAAAGTTATAATTATTGGTGGTGGTGGAGCTGGTGGAGGAGCAGGTGGTGGAGGAGCAGGTGGTGGAGGAGCAGGTGGAGGAGGAGCGGGTGGTGGAGGTGCAGGTGGTGGAGGAATGGGTGGTGGAGGAGCAGGTGGCGGAGGAGCAGGTGGtggaggaatggatggatggggaaCAGGTGGTGGAGCAACAGGTGGTGGGGGAACAGGCAGTGGAGGAGCAGGTGGTGGAGGAGCAGGTGGCTGGGGAACAGGTGGAGGTGGtactgatggtggtggtggtggtggtggtacagGTGGCACAGGTGGCGAATATGTACATGATGGCACTAGTGGACATGTGATTGACGTAGGAGGAGCAAGGCAAAATTCTGGAGATACATCTCTTAGCGCAGCTGCCATTGGCCTGATGATTCTTGGAGGATTAATATTTGTGT TGGTACCAATTCTGATGTCACAGAGTGATTGTTTTGGTTATCTGGGATCCAGATCTGCTGGTGGAGTAGGAGCTGGATTTGAGCCTGTGCCTGAATGCACAGAAGGAGCTATCCATTCCTGGGGAATTGAAGGAGCACAGCCTGAAGACCGG GATGTGTCAAATATCTGTGCACCAGTAACTGGTGCAAGTAAAGGGGAGTTTGCAGACTCTTCAG atATCTACACAACTAAATATGGTGATGGAGGAATGGTGAGTTCAGGAATTGAAGAAACAACAGGACTTGGAGCAACAAAAGGCTATGGAACTGGACTTGGTTATGGGACAACCACGGGCTATGGGCTAACGGGACGGAAAGATACATTTGGAGGAATAAAAGAATACCGAGAAAGTAGTGTGAATATGGCCTTCCTAGACAGCTACTTCTCTGAG aaagcaTTTGCCTATGCTGATGAAGATGAAGGCAGACCTGCAAATGACTGTCTCCTAATATATGATCATGAGGGCATAGGCAGTCCTGTTGGTTCCATTGGCTGTTGCAGTTTTATTGGGGATGATCTGGATGAGTCCTATTTGGATACACTGGGTCCTAAATTTAAGACCCTGGCGGAGATCTGCTTGGGAAGAGAGATTGAGCACTTCCCAGGTCTCAATATGCCTCTGCCCAATCCTGATATTGAGGTAAATCTGCCACCACCTGGAACCACGATTGTTGTTAACACATCTTCATCTATGCCTCAACCTACTGCTGTTGGTGGTACCACGGTTGTTACAGAAAATACTTACACCACCACTTCCAATGTACAACCTCAAAGGCCAATGCCTGATCCTATGCTCCATGGTAATGTAGTTGTAACAGAAACATATACTTCAGGCTCAACAATGAAACCTCCTACACTTAATGTTGATCCTCTGAGTGAATCAAATGTTGTGGTCAGAGAAAGAGTGCTGGCTCCTGCCCCAGTCACTGATTTGCATGGCATGATAGATATTCCCGATCTACCAGGTGGGTCAAATGTTGTGGTCACAGAAAGAGTAATTGCTCCTAATTCAAGGTTACCAGCTTCTTTGAGCATTCCTAATTTGACAGAAGGGTCAAATGTAATTGTGACCGAAAGAGTGATTCGACCTGCTGCTAGTGTACATGGCAACATGACTCTCCCTTCTGACATATCAAGTGCCCGTAATGTAGTTGTAACCGAAAGAGTTCTGTCTGGAACAGGAGCGAGTGGTGGCCCTGGGAATCTAAGTAGTGGTCCTAATTCATTGTTGACTTCTGATAATCTTCTTAGTCAGACAATTGGAACAGCTTCTCCTGGTTCAACTCGAAGAAGGGTAACAAA
- the LOC131195527 gene encoding desmoglein-1-like isoform X1 yields MDWLPYRTAAVLFILMVSLDFSIGSFHVEVKEWNEKGMERWKSHRRQKREWIKFAAACREGEDNSKRNPIARIRSDCEKTQPIIYKISGVGIDQHPVGVFVINQKTGEINITKIVDREETPMFVIHCHAINVMTGKSVETPLDLRVRVLDINDNPPIFTQHMFSGSIIESSMENTFVMKITATDADEPNNLNSKIAYKIESQTPSGPLLFILNTENGELHIAKALDREEQSQYTLVVKASDRNGGPDGISSECLCQVKVQDVNDNFPTLSQSSFSVSILENSLSQELLRIQVFDADQEFTDNWFAEFFFISGNENHNFEITIDRTTNEGILSVVKEIDYEQFSTININIGVRNVAPFHSSVASLYQPTGIPIVVQITNVIEGPAFSPSTMTITASESLTSESILTYTVATFQAIDQDTGKIATNIRYEIGRDPAAWFQINPQTAVITFKKTIDRESIYVVNGVYTAEVLAITRGSPYTTATGTIMLTIQDVNDNCPILTEEIRRVCMDNPNVVITANDPDDSPYGPPFTFSIIAQPQDSWWDIKTVNGTSAALFTNNIEFIIYEVQVRVTDNSGKSCQRPLVIPLQACHCDQNGMCVKMATKRVKVIIIGGGGAGGGAGGGGAGGGGAGGGGAGGGGAGGGGMGGGGAGGGGAGGGGMDGWGTGGGATGGGGTGSGGAGGGGAGGWGTGGGGTDGGGGGGGTGGTGGEYVHDGTSGHVIDVGGARQNSGDTSLSAAAIGLMILGGLIFVLVPILMSQSDCFGYLGSRSAGGVGAGFEPVPECTEGAIHSWGIEGAQPEDRDVSNICAPVTGASKGEFADSSDIYTTKYGDGGMVSSGIEETTGLGATKGYGTGLGYGTTTGYGLTGRKDTFGGIKEYRESSVNMAFLDSYFSEKAFAYADEDEGRPANDCLLIYDHEGIGSPVGSIGCCSFIGDDLDESYLDTLGPKFKTLAEICLGREIEHFPGLNMPLPNPDIEVNLPPPGTTIVVNTSSSMPQPTAVGGTTVVTENTYTTTSNVQPQRPMPDPMLHGNVVVTETYTSGSTMKPPTLNVDPLSESNVVVRERVLAPAPVTDLHGMIDIPDLPGGSNVVVTERVIAPNSRLPASLSIPNLTEGSNVIVTERVIRPAASVHGNMTLPSDISSARNVVVTERVLSGTGASGGPGNLSSGPNSLLTSDNLLSQTIGTASPGSTRRRVTKYSTIQYSN; encoded by the exons ATGGACTGGCTTCCTTACAGAACAGCTGCTGTGCTGTTTATTTTAATG gtgTCTCTGGATTTCAGCATCGGTTCTTTTCATGTTGAG GTAAAAGAATGGAATGAAAAAGGAATGGAGAGATGGAAATCCCATCGGAGGCAGAAACGAGAATGGATTAAATTTGCTGCTGCCTGTAGGGAAGGAGAAGATAATTCAAAAAGGAACCCAATTGCAAGA ATCCGATCAGATTGTGAAAAAACGCAgccaattatatataaaataagtgGAGTAGGAATTGATCAACATCCTGTGGGAGTATTTGTCATCAACCAGAAGACTGGTGAAATTAATATAACAAAAATAGTAGATCGAGAAGAAACTCCAATGTTTGTG ATTCACTGTCACGCTATAAATGTTATGACTGGAAAATCAGTAGAAACACCTCTTGATCTTCGTGTTCGGGTTCTGGATATAAATGACAATCCACCAATATTTACACAACACATGTTCTCAGGGTCAATAATAGAAAGCAGTATGGAGA aTACATTTGTAATGAAAATAACTGCTACAGATGCTGATGAGCCAAATAATTTAAATTCCAAAATTGCCTACAAGATTGAAAGCCAGACTCCTTCAGGCCCATTATTGTTTATCTTGAACACAGAGAATGGAGAACTTCACATTGCAAAAGCTCTTGATAGAGAG GAACAAAGTCAATATACTCTGGTTGTCAAAGCCTCAGACAGAAATGGAGGGCCAGATGGAATATCATCAGAATGTCTGTGTCAGGTTAAAGTTCAGGATGTGAATGATAATTTTCCTACTCTTTCACAAAGCTCG TTTTCAGTATCAATTCTAGAAAATTCACTGAGTCAGGAGCTGCTAAGGATACAGGTATTTGATGCAGATCAAGAATTTACAGATAACTGGTTTGCGGAATTTTTCTTTATATCTGGAAATGAAAACCACAATTTTGAGATCACAATAGACAGAACAACTAATGAAGGTATCCTGAGTGTTGTAAAG GAAATTGATTATGAACAATTTTCAACCATAAACATTAATATTGGTGTGCGAAATGTTGCCCCTTTCCACTCTTCTGTGGCTTCTCTTTATCAACCTACTGGAATCCCAATTGTGGTGCAGATAACTAATGTAATTGAAGGACCAGCATTTAGTCCATCTACAATGACCATCACTGCATCTGAGAGCTTAACAAGCGAAAGTATACTCACTTACACTGTTGCGACATTCCAAGCCATTGATCAAGATACTGGAAAAATTGCCACAAATATTCG GTATGAGATAGGCCGTGATCCTGCTGCCTGGTTTCAAATCAATCCTCAAACTGCTGTCATCACTTTTAAGAAAACTATTGATCGAGAATCAATTTATGTAGTCAATGGGGTATACACAGCAGAGGTACTTGCTATTACCAGAG GCAGCCCTTACACAACAGCCACTGGCACTATTATGCTTACTATTCAAGATGTCAATGATAACTGTCCTATTCTGACTGAGGAGATCAGAAGAGTATGTATGGACAATCCAAATGTGGTGATCACAGCTAACGATCCAGATGATTCTCCATATGGGCCACCCTTTACGTTTAGCATTATCGCTCAGCCTCAAGACAGCTGGTGGGATATCAAAACAGTAAATG GTACTTCTGCAGCTCTGTTCACTAACAACATAGAATTCATAATTTATGAGGTCCAAGTCAGAGTGACCGACAACAGTGGCAAAAGCTGTCAAAGGCCACTTGTAATTCCTCTGCAAGCCTGTCATTGTGATCAAAATGGAATGTGTGTCAAAATGGCTACCAAAAGAGTCAAAGTTATAATTATTGGTGGTGGTGGAGCTGGTGGAGGAGCAGGTGGTGGAGGAGCAGGTGGTGGAGGAGCAGGTGGAGGAGGAGCGGGTGGTGGAGGTGCAGGTGGTGGAGGAATGGGTGGTGGAGGAGCAGGTGGCGGAGGAGCAGGTGGtggaggaatggatggatggggaaCAGGTGGTGGAGCAACAGGTGGTGGGGGAACAGGCAGTGGAGGAGCAGGTGGTGGAGGAGCAGGTGGCTGGGGAACAGGTGGAGGTGGtactgatggtggtggtggtggtggtggtacagGTGGCACAGGTGGCGAATATGTACATGATGGCACTAGTGGACATGTGATTGACGTAGGAGGAGCAAGGCAAAATTCTGGAGATACATCTCTTAGCGCAGCTGCCATTGGCCTGATGATTCTTGGAGGATTAATATTTGTGT TGGTACCAATTCTGATGTCACAGAGTGATTGTTTTGGTTATCTGGGATCCAGATCTGCTGGTGGAGTAGGAGCTGGATTTGAGCCTGTGCCTGAATGCACAGAAGGAGCTATCCATTCCTGGGGAATTGAAGGAGCACAGCCTGAAGACCGG GATGTGTCAAATATCTGTGCACCAGTAACTGGTGCAAGTAAAGGGGAGTTTGCAGACTCTTCAG atATCTACACAACTAAATATGGTGATGGAGGAATGGTGAGTTCAGGAATTGAAGAAACAACAGGACTTGGAGCAACAAAAGGCTATGGAACTGGACTTGGTTATGGGACAACCACGGGCTATGGGCTAACGGGACGGAAAGATACATTTGGAGGAATAAAAGAATACCGAGAAAGTAGTGTGAATATGGCCTTCCTAGACAGCTACTTCTCTGAG aaagcaTTTGCCTATGCTGATGAAGATGAAGGCAGACCTGCAAATGACTGTCTCCTAATATATGATCATGAGGGCATAGGCAGTCCTGTTGGTTCCATTGGCTGTTGCAGTTTTATTGGGGATGATCTGGATGAGTCCTATTTGGATACACTGGGTCCTAAATTTAAGACCCTGGCGGAGATCTGCTTGGGAAGAGAGATTGAGCACTTCCCAGGTCTCAATATGCCTCTGCCCAATCCTGATATTGAGGTAAATCTGCCACCACCTGGAACCACGATTGTTGTTAACACATCTTCATCTATGCCTCAACCTACTGCTGTTGGTGGTACCACGGTTGTTACAGAAAATACTTACACCACCACTTCCAATGTACAACCTCAAAGGCCAATGCCTGATCCTATGCTCCATGGTAATGTAGTTGTAACAGAAACATATACTTCAGGCTCAACAATGAAACCTCCTACACTTAATGTTGATCCTCTGAGTGAATCAAATGTTGTGGTCAGAGAAAGAGTGCTGGCTCCTGCCCCAGTCACTGATTTGCATGGCATGATAGATATTCCCGATCTACCAGGTGGGTCAAATGTTGTGGTCACAGAAAGAGTAATTGCTCCTAATTCAAGGTTACCAGCTTCTTTGAGCATTCCTAATTTGACAGAAGGGTCAAATGTAATTGTGACCGAAAGAGTGATTCGACCTGCTGCTAGTGTACATGGCAACATGACTCTCCCTTCTGACATATCAAGTGCCCGTAATGTAGTTGTAACCGAAAGAGTTCTGTCTGGAACAGGAGCGAGTGGTGGCCCTGGGAATCTAAGTAGTGGTCCTAATTCATTGTTGACTTCTGATAATCTTCTTAGTCAGACAATTGGAACAGCTTCTCCTGGTTCAACTCGAAGAAGGGTAACAAA